The following coding sequences lie in one Rutidosis leptorrhynchoides isolate AG116_Rl617_1_P2 chromosome 4, CSIRO_AGI_Rlap_v1, whole genome shotgun sequence genomic window:
- the LOC139841773 gene encoding protein FAR1-RELATED SEQUENCE 5-like: MKSVNYFEYILLFLPIGINIHHITLITNSNIQPQNFINQVRSIASVVPWSSPTQYQKHIIFDDITETIDSVTNGSEFENGKQNDENMDLESVKDDRDIDESVIGMVFDSPDDAYTFYNRFAFMHGFGIRKQSTFRNKTTNEPYRKIYVCNKEGFKDISNDAVTKRRRESRTGCTAMIRISKNKVGKWVVDLFTNIHNHELSTPSKVMKHRSHGKTHRAMASKSLMLDLSKNGLRPCQIKKVVNSMKDVDAPDVTSKQCADILAEERRKYRGKEFYGVIKYFQEKASIDSKHYWVVDLFDDGSPKNIFWADGRSRDAYVNFGDVVVFDVTYMTNRFRMPFSPFVGVNHHGQSILFGGALLENEKEETFVWLFQEFLKCMFNMYPTAIITDQDKAIRNAIKKVFPNVRHRYCAWHINNHELEQLRPLKARYSDFQEMYKQWVKSQTTDEFETRWKVIREKYNLESHYWLNDMYDQRTLWAKVYLKDCFFAGMTTSGRSESIHSFFDGYVTSNTMLNEFVAQYDKAVESRRAAEEDEDFKTMNTKAVLSSVNLIEKKAGTRYTSKIFDVFKKEWIQATNNLTHETLSKCSGEIQYKVGQVDIEKIYWRTVSIRFTDKLDVKCSCAKFETYGILCKHILYVLKKKHIETLPDHYILPRWTLDARYRVDNYNNRLADGETRVSALSLWCVQSKCMKAIEQAKESPSIMKKLDTLLEKFLEENIIHKSSPQNDNPSRDSNAGCSQVNMVNMMPQIAVRDPPAPVKTKGRPKSANRIKSSLEAPKKRTCSWCKGLGHYVTGCPIKKGIDSAINK, encoded by the exons ATGAAATCCGTCAATTACTTCGAATATATTCTTCTTTTTCTTCCAATTGGAATAAATATCCATCACATTACTTTGATTACAAATAGTAATATTCAACCCCAAAACTTCATCAATCAGGTTCGTTCAATTGCTTCCGTAGTTCCATGGTCATCACCAACTCAATACCAG AAACACATCATATTTGACGATATAACGGAAACTATAGACTCTGTCACTAATGGTTCTGAATTTGAAAATGGGAAACAAAACGATGAAAACATGGATCTTGAGAGTGTGAAAGATGATAGAGACATAGATGAATCTGTTATAGGAATGGTTTTTGATAGCCCTGATGACGCATACACATTTTATAATCGTTTTGCTTTTATGCATGGTTTTGGAATACGTAAACAGTCCACCTTTAGAAATAAGACAACAAATGAGCCGTATCGAAAAATATATGTGTGCAACAAAGAAGGATTTAAGGATATTTCAAATGATGCTGTTACAAAACGTCGTAGGGAATCAAGGACTGGTTGTACAGCAATGATTCGGATATCAAAAAATAAAGTTGGAAAGTGGGTTGTGGATCTTTTTACCAATATACATAATCATGAGCTAAGCACTCCGAGCAAGGTGATGAAACACCGTTCTCATGGAAAGACTCACCGCGCAATGGCTAGTAAATCTCTTATGTTGGATCTTAGCAAAAATGGTTTGAGACCTTGTCAAATTAAAAAAGTGGTAAATTCCATGAAAGATGTAGACGCACCTGATGTTACTTCAAAGCAATGTGCTGATATATTGGCTGAAGAGCGAAGAAAATATAGAGGTAAAGAGTTTTATGGCGTGATAAAATATTTCCAAGAGAAAGCCTCTATAGATAGTAAACATTATTGGGTTGTAGATTTATTTGATGATGGGTCTCCAAAAAATATTTTTTGGGCTGATGGGAGGTCACGAGATGCATATGTAAATTTTGGGGACGTTGTCGTGTTTGATGTGACGTATATGACAAACAGATTTAGAATGCCATTTTCTCCATTCGTTGGCGTCAATCATCACGGCCAGTCTATACTATTTGGAGGAGCGTTACTAGAGAATGAAAAGGAAGAAACATTTGTTTGGCTATTTCAAGAATTCTTAAAGTGCATGTTTAACATGTATCCAACTGCAATAATTACTGATCAAGATAAAGCGATTCGCAATGCCATAAAAAAAGTTTTTCCAAATGTCCGCCATCGATATTGTGCCTGGCACATTAATAACCATGAATTGGAACAACTTCGGCCTCTTAAAGCACGTTATAGTGATTTTCAAGAGATGTACAAACAGTGGGTTAAGAGTCAAACAACAGATGAATTCGAAACTCGATGGAAAGTTATACGAGAAAAGTACAACCTTGAAAGTCACTACTGGTTAAATGATATGTATGACCAACGTACCCTTTGGGCTAAAGTCTATTTAAAAGATTGTTTTTTTGCTGGGATGACAACAAGTGGAAGAAGTGAGAGTATTCATTCCTTCTTTGATGGATATGTTACTTCCAATACTATGTTGAATGAATTTGTAGCTCAATATGATAAAGCCGTGGAGTCTCGAAGAGCTGCTGAAGAAGATGAAGATTTTAAAACAATGAACACAAAGGCAGTTCTTTCTTCTGTTAATCTAATAGAAAAGAAAGCAGGTACACGTTATACAAGCAAGATCTTTGATGTTTTTAAAAAAGAATGGATACAAGCGACTAACAATTTAACTCACGAGACTTTAAGTAAGTGTTCGGGAGAGATCCAATATAAAGTTGGTCAAGTTGATATTGAAAAAATATATTGGAGAACTGTGTCCATTCGATTTACAGATAAGTTAGATGTCAAATGTTCTTGTGCCAAGTTTGAAACATATGGAATTTTATGTAAACATATTCTGTATGTTTTGAAGAAGAAGCACATTGAAACTCTTCCTGATCACTATATCTTGCCAAGGTGGACACTTGATGCTAGGTACAGAGTGGATAATTATAACAATAGACTTGCAGATGGTGAAACTAGAGTTAGCGCCTTAAGTTTGTGGTGTGTTCAATCGAAATGTATGAAAGCGATTGAACAAGCGAAAGAGTCACCCTCTATCATGAAGAAACTAGATACCCTTTTGGAGAAGTTTTTAGAAGAAAATATTATTCACAAAAGTTCTCCACAAAATGACAATCCATCAAGAGATTCCAATGCAGGTTGTTCCCAAGTAAACATGGTAAACATGATGCCTCAAATAGCAGTCCGGGATCCTCCAGCACCTGTTAAAACTAAGGGTCGTCCAAAGAGCGCAAATCGAATCAAATCTTCTCTTGAAGCACCGAAAAAAAGAACATGTTCTTGGTGCAAAGGTTTGGGTCACTATGTTACTGGGTGTCCAATAAAAAAG GGTATAGATTCTGCAATCAATAAATGA